TTAATCATGTGATTGAAGGAATAAACAAATCAATCAACCGCTGTTTAAAAACCTCTTGTTCTTTCGCCTTTCTCCGCCAATCCCCGGTGTGATATTGTTAAGCTTGAAACGCGATGGCGGACGCTACTTGGTCAGCCTTTCAGGGCACTTTAACGTCAATGACAGCCCGAGACTGGATAGTGGCTTTGACATCGGCGTGGCTTGCATTTAAAGTTCTGCAGGCATTGTATAATGTCTCGCCTCTTCACCCGCTTAGCAAGATCCCTGGTCCGAAACTTGCCGCGGCAACATATCTGCCCGAATTCTACTACGATGTGATCCTCGTCGGTCGCTATACCCATGCTATCAAGCAGATGCACGAGAAATATGGTAAGCACATTTCAGCAAGTCGAAGCAAAAGATTCTAATGCGCTCTTAGGTCCTATTGTCCGCATTAACCCCAATGAGCTGCACTGCGCTGATATGTCCTTCTCGGATGAGATCTACGCCGTCGGCGGTCGCAAGCGCGATAAGCCCTTCCACCAAGTGAATGGCTCAGCAGCCGGTACAGGAAACGCTTTTGGTACCCCTGATCACGATCTCCACCGCGCCAGACGTGCACCAGTAGCCAAGTTCTTCTCACGAGCCATGATTGCACGTCTCGAACAAGAAGTTCACGACCTGGCACAGACTCTCTGCAACAAGCTTTTGgctgagaacaaggatgaaAAAGAACGTAAACCGTTCGAAATCGCTCATGCATACAGTTGTTTCACATCTGATGCCATTTCAAGCTACTGCTTCGGTGAAGCTTTTGGATTATTATCTCGCAACCAGTGGCAGCCAAACTACCGTGAAGCTACTCTCGCGGTACTTAAGCCAGTCTTTTTCTTCCGCTTCTTTCCGATTCTTGTTTCTAGCGTGAAGCTGGGTAAATATCTTGTCGACTACTTACCAGCTGATACCGCGCTTCTCATTCGAACTCTACAAATCGATATTCCTTCGCGCGTTCAAAAGACGAAGAACGACTTGGATTCTGGTATTGTTTACGATCGACCGACTATTTTTGCAGATCTGCTTCAATCTGAGCTTGATGACagtgagaagaagcaagatcGTCTGGTTGAGGAGGCTGTCACTATCGTCAACGCTGGAACTGAGACGACGAGCTGGGCATTGGCTGTGATAACATACTTCCTCTTGTCACAGCCTGAAATTCTGGCCAAGCTACAAGATGAACTGAAGCAGGTTGTTGACGATCCATGCCATTTGCCTTCATGGACGACACTAGAGCACCTTCCATATCTTGGAGCTGTCATCAATGAGGGTCTACGTCTATCCTATGGTGTTTCGAGCCGCACAGCTCGCGTGccaacaacagaagacctTGTTTACAGGGGAGAATTTAACAAGAAGCCgatgagcttggtgttgCCTCGAGGTTATGCAATCGGTATGTCGGCGGCCATTGCACACCACGATGAGTCTGTTTTCCCTGACTCGTATGCGTTCGTGCCTGAACGATGGATCGATGGGGACAATAAGATCAGAAAAGACCTGGAGAGGTCAATGATTGCATTTTCAAAAGGCAGCCGTGGATGTCTTGGTAAAAAGTAAGATAAACCGTTATTCCTTCAACTCAGATTTTACTAACATATTCTTAGTCTCGCATTGTGCGAGTTGTACCTCTCTCTTGCAGCTTTGGTTTTGAGAGTGATGCCCTATATGCGTCTGTACGAGACGACGGAGCGGGATATTCGCTACGATCATGACATGTTCATTCCGATGACGGAGAGCGGAAGTAAGGGAGTCAGAGTAATTATTGAGAGCTAGATTATGCCTTCTTCCTAATACGAATTACTTTATCATGCTTGTTTGCTCTAGTCTGTACCTCGCGCTATCCTACCCGATATGTACTAGCCTCCTTTAGCAGGGGAATACCAGAGTGGGCAATCCGGAGTTCACTAAACTTCACAGCCACTCGTATTTGTCGCTATTTTATCGCTTCTCAACTTGGATCAACTGAGCTGCCGATGATCAGCTGCCGAAAGTGCCGAGAAGACCTTTTAGCGATATCATGCTATCTTCCTAACACATAAAGGGAATTCCAGATGGAGTTCCTTGTGAGGCATCAGCCAATCTGATATGACTATCTGCTGAAGCTTATGCCACCAGGCCTCCGGCTCGAATGACTAACCCATTCTGCTCTAGCTCGCTGACACCCTCAGCTGTTACAGGATCGACAACATAATTATCATCTATATAAACCGTCTGACAGCAGCATTGGTCACCCGCTGGTAACATAGCAAAAGGGCATGATCTATCTGTCTTGAGTATAGCTACAAACATGAGTTCTTACAGTCAATCATACCCTGATGGGCCTCCGCCATACTCAACCCTTGCTGCAGCAACTTCAGCACCAACTTTCTCTGTGGATAGCCAACCTCGTATTCTACCTATCCCAACACTTGAACAACCTACACTTCATCCATCAGAGAAGCCCATCGCTATCCCAGCAACAAGCTCCAAGCTCGGCTCTCCCTTCCTACGAGCCTTCCCACCTATCCTCGAAGACCAATACCATCTTCCTCGGGAAGTCTTCCTCAGATTTCTTGATGACCTCAACCGTGCGGCCGTCGCTAGTCCGCCAGTCCAGATACTGGGAATGGTAGGCGGCATCGTGTCAATGATACCGCTACACACCGCACAGATCGTTGGTAATTCGGTTAATGCGGCAGCTACTCTTTCGACGTACGCCATCAGTAAATCTCGAAGTGAGCTTTGCATCAGTACCGCGAACAAGGAACTTTTTATGCCTAGAGGTCTCAAGGCTGAGTTTGCAAAGTTGGATGCAGTTGCTCGTTATGCCAAGATACCCATCTTGGatggcaatggcaagatcgagaagaatAGTATGGTTCTTGGACCATGCGAAGATGTTTCGGCTCAGTCTTCAATCACTGTGCAGCAACGCAGACTTCAGGCCTTTGAGCCATGGATTGCACCACTAGAGCTTACACCCTTACCTGAGTTATATGTACCGGATAACTTTGTAAGCAAAATGCATGCTTCAACAAGTGAGCGACAAcgaaagaaggaggaaaagaagatgaCCAAAGATAGAGCCAAGGCGCATGAGGATTGGACTGAAGATTCAAGAAAGGCTCGAAAAGACtatgagaaggagatgcgCAAGATAGAAGAGGAATTTGCGAAGACTCAAAGAAAACATGCAGATGAGCCCCGCAAGTTGGAgaaagagttgaagaagctggataaggaaagagaaaagtgTCCAAAAAGAGTATGAGAAGGAAATGAGAAAGGCTAATAAAGATAGACGGAAGGATGATaaggaagaggagggtgTGAGAAAGGTGCTATGGCTGCTTATCAGGGCCAATAGGTAATGAGCCTATGGAATAATAAGCACGGAACACGCTGGTGCAAAGGACACTAGAGATGTGATCAAATTCCACGAATGGATAGACTGCTTGTGCATAAAGTCATAAATATCATTTCAGTCCGCTGCGCCTATGTTTTACATGCAATTTGTTTCTTTTCCAGTCCCTTTATCGTCGCGCCAATCCAACATCCAAGCCCATGGGCTTCCTCAAGAATCCCTCCCTGGTCTCCATAATATCCTGTCTCAAGCGAACATCATATCGCTTAATCCAAGTAGTAGCAATAAGTCTCATCTGCATCTCAGCCAAATTCCTTCCAACACAAGATCTAGGCCCATAGCTGAAGGGGATGAAAGCAGTCTTCTGCTTATCAGTCAAGTTCTCCCAACGCTCAGGCTTGAACTCATCAGCGTCAGGACCCCAGATTTCAGTAGAGTGGTGAATCGTATAAGTGGGAACGCTGAGAATAGTACCGGGGCCAAAGTATCGTCCGTGGAGAGTAACGCCCTTGTGGTTAGGGGGGATCTCACGGGGAAGACCGATACCAGAGGGGGAGTGAATGCGCAGAGTCTCGTTGATGCAGTATCCCAGGTAGGGAAGATGCTTGACGGATTCGTAATCAGGAATGGCAACGtcctcaggaacaacagcagAAATCTCCTCATAAAGCTTCTGCATGACACCAGGAGTTCTAACAACATGATACAGCAGTGCACAAGAAGAGTTTGAAGTAGTATCACTTCCAGCGATGAGTTGCGTAAGAGCTTCAGCGGTGAGTTCATCACGACCAAGAGGTTCGCCCTTTTCATCGCGACCCTGCATAAGACGAGCCAGTAGATCCTTGCGGGTAGAATCACCGCCGCGCTCGAGACGCTCGCTGACGCGGGCGATGGCGATACCGGCGAGGTTCTCGACGGCTTGGAGACCTTGGCTGAAAAAGGGGTCGGGGAAATACTTGGCGTAGGGCTTGAGTTGGGGGAGGCAGCCGAGAGTTGCGGAGACTTCGCCGCGGCGGTTCATGATCTCGACGGCTGGGGCGTAGATGGTGGGACTGGTGGGGGAGGCCTTGACTTCAGCGATGTCGGCACCAGTTGAGAGCATGCCTATGAATGTTAGCAATATGCTGATCAAGTCGATGCATAAACTTACCGAAGGGCTTTCCAAAAGCGAGATCAGCGATGATGTCGAAGGCAAGAAAGTTGACTACACAAGGTCAGTATGTTTCGTTTCAAGGGTCGATTTGATAGCTACTTACACCAGTTCAGACAGTCAACGCTTCCATAGCCATCAGCATCCTTGTTGCTGGCAATACGATCCCactggttgatgaagatatcGAGGTTCTGTCGGATATAAGGCTCAAACTCCAAAACAGACTTGGGCGCAAAAGTGTGCGACACGAGCTTTCTCTTGCGAGAGTGCTCAGCTCTGTTGCGAGTGTTGAAGAGACCCCGACGAATAGAGACAAAGGTATCATAAAAGTCACTAATTTGTTAGTTCTGCGCCCCCAATACTATAGTACTAGATTGGACTTACGCCTTCAAGAAACCGTTTCCATGACCGTAGATAGTGTTGATagcatctgcatctgcaacACTAACATGGTTTGGCGCAATGCGAACCAAAACACCCAGCTTCTTATGGACCTGATCAACAATCTCGTAGCGCTTTCCACGACGACATGTAGATAGTAACCAAAGGTTGGTGAACTGCGCCGGGAAAGGAGCGGGGATACCGCGGAGATTGGAGTTGCTGATCCATGGGAGGATGTACCAGGCTACGAGAGCCACGGCCAGGGCCAGTGGTGCCCAGGGGGAGATCAAGAGTTCTGTAATAGCCATGATTCTGAGACTTGATCAGAGGAGATATTGGAGGATGAGGTAGGGATGGTTGAGGAGTAGGAGGTGACTATTTGTATCAAGATAGAACTACTAGGTCGGATAGTAGGATGCCCCAGATTTACCCCAGATGTGAGGGTTCATGAGCTCCGAGGAAGCCTTTCTCTGTTGGGAATAGTGCGGTTTGCTCCTCGGCACTTCAACTGTATGGCCTATGATTGGTCAATGGAAGCTTTCCTTGTATGCCATTGGACAGAATCTGGTCATAGCTCGATAGATGTGACCTGGGATATCTATTCAATGATTGCAGACGATGTAATTTCTGTGTTTTAATGCTATTAAATCTATTTATCCCGTAATTTCGTCGTAATGACCAGTGCAGAAGCCGATCTCCAGTGCGATTGTTTCCCTTCGCCATTTGATCTGCTGCTGAAAGTGCGGCAATTCAGCGCATCCGATTGGCTCCTGTTCCGAGGAACTGGTCGGCAAATGGGCGCGGAAGCTGGGCCTGGCTGAGAACGATAGACCATATTGATTGTACATTCACACGCACGCGACGAGACTAAAATGATAAGGGAAAATAGAAATAAGTCATGTATTAAAGTACCAAAGAAATAGACTATTATTACAAGATAGGGAAAACCGGGCGAACCGATGAAAAACCCTATCCTGTCATCATTCTGCCCCCAGTGATAAGCCAGCGTCCCTCAATTCCAGCCTTGGTCGACTTTAGTTCACAGCCATGTACCAAAGAT
The window above is part of the Fusarium oxysporum f. sp. lycopersici 4287 chromosome 8, whole genome shotgun sequence genome. Proteins encoded here:
- a CDS encoding cytochrome P450 oxidoreductase — protein: MADATWSAFQGTLTSMTARDWIVALTSAWLAFKVLQALYNVSPLHPLSKIPGPKLAAATYLPEFYYDVILVGRYTHAIKQMHEKYGPIVRINPNELHCADMSFSDEIYAVGGRKRDKPFHQVNGSAAGTGNAFGTPDHDLHRARRAPVAKFFSRAMIARLEQEVHDLAQTLCNKLLAENKDEKERKPFEIAHAYSCFTSDAISSYCFGEAFGLLSRNQWQPNYREATLAVLKPVFFFRFFPILVSSVKLGKYLVDYLPADTALLIRTLQIDIPSRVQKTKNDLDSGIVYDRPTIFADLLQSELDDSEKKQDRLVEEAVTIVNAGTETTSWALAVITYFLLSQPEILAKLQDELKQVVDDPCHLPSWTTLEHLPYLGAVINEGLRLSYGVSSRTARVPTTEDLVYRGEFNKKPMSLVLPRGYAIGMSAAIAHHDESVFPDSYAFVPERWIDGDNKIRKDLERSMIAFSKGSRGCLGKNLALCELYLSLAALVLRVMPYMRLYETTERDIRYDHDMFIPMTESGSKGVRVIIES
- a CDS encoding hypothetical protein (At least one base has a quality score < 10); this encodes MSSYSQSYPDGPPPYSTLAAATSAPTFSVDSQPRILPIPTLEQPTLHPSEKPIAIPATSSKLGSPFLRAFPPILEDQYHLPREVFLRFLDDLNRAAVASPPVQILGMIVGNSVNAAATLSTYAISKSRSELCISTANKELFMPRGLKAEFAKLDAVARYAKIPILDGNGKIEKNSMVLGPCEDVSAQSSITVQQRRLQAFEPWIAPLELTPLPELYVPDNFVSKMHASTSERQRKKEEKKMTKDRAKAHEDWTEDSRKARKDYEKEMRKIEEEFAKTQRKHADEPRKLEKELKKLDKEREKCPKRV
- a CDS encoding benzoate 4-monooxygenase; protein product: MAITELLISPWAPLALAVALVAWYILPWISNSNLRGIPAPFPAQFTNLWLLSTCRRGKRYEIVDQVHKKLGVLVRIAPNHVSVADADAINTIYGHGNGFLKADFYDTFVSIRRGLFNTRNRAEHSRKRKLVSHTFAPKSVLEFEPYIRQNLDIFINQWDRIASNKDADGYGSVDCLNWFNFLAFDIIADLAFGKPFGMLSTGADIAEVKASPTSPTIYAPAVEIMNRRGEVSATLGCLPQLKPYAKYFPDPFFSQGLQAVENLAGIAIARVSERLERGGDSTRKDLLARLMQGRDEKGEPLGRDELTAEALTQLIAGSDTTSNSSCALLYHVVRTPGVMQKLYEEISAVVPEDVAIPDYESVKHLPYLGYCINETLRIHSPSGIGLPREIPPNHKGVTLHGRYFGPGTILSVPTYTIHHSTEIWGPDADEFKPERWENLTDKQKTAFIPFSYGPRSCVGRNLAEMQMRLIATTWIKRYDVRLRQDIMETREGFLRKPMGLDVGLARR